The sequence below is a genomic window from Luteitalea sp..
ATTCATCACGTCGAGGCTGTTGGCGTTCTCGCGCTCGGATAGATCGAGTAGTTCGCCCATCTCTGCCGCGTAGCCCTGGTCGCGGTCGAGGGCAACGTAAGACCGGTGCAGGGTCTCGACTGAGGTTCGGAACGTGACGTAGCGCGTCACCACGACCGGCCTAGATTGCAGCTGACGGATGGCCTGCTGCACACGCTGCTGGTTGGCGCGGAGCCGCTGATTGTAGGCGCGCACCTCGCGGTTGTAGCTGTCGATCGCCGTCTTGACCTTACGGTTGTGACTCTGAACAACCTGGTTGTAGCGATTGATTGCTTGACGTCGCTGATTGCCCTGCTGCTGCAGGTGGCTCTTGAACTGAGCCAGGGTCATGCGTCGAGCCATGGAGCCTCACTGAGTCTTCCGATTGTTCCGACGAGATGAAGAGGGCCCCGGCTTCCCGAAGTGATGCCGCACAGCACCTATTCCGACGAACTGTGAAAGCAAGCGGTAATTCCGCTGCTCGTGCCGAATCTTTCCGGCGACGATAGCGGGATGCACCTTGAGCGCATTGGCGAGGCTGATGACGGACATCGCCGTCGGCTCCGCCCGTACAGCACTCGACTCCCAAATGGCTCGAGGAACCAGCGCTTCCTCGGCCCATTCGTCTGCCTGCGCTTCCCGGGGATCGTCCGGCGCGCCACCGACGTCACGCAGGGACAGATCGTCCACGAACGCCGCTTGGCCATCGATGTCCATGTGCCATCCGACATGTGCGAGCTCGTGCAGTAGGCAGAACCAAAAATTGTCCAGCCTGTCGTAGCGCAGCGTCAACCCGATGACGGGAGTTCCGTCACCGAGTTTCAACGCAGCACCGTCCAAGTACGTCTTGGGAAGATGAGCGACAATCACAAGCGGGATGCCGTGCTTGGCAAGGGACTCTTTCGCTAGGCGCGGCCCCTCCTCCAACCAGCTGAGCTGAGCGAGCTGGCGAAGAAACTCGAGCGTCACTGTCCCTGGGCGATACATCACGGACGGCTTCTCGCGATTGGCGTCACCCAGCACTTTCCAACACCACGCCTTGAGGGCAAACGGATCTGTCTTCGCGTTAGCTCGTGTCTGATGGCTCTTGCGGTAGAGTGCCGCACACGCGACCGTCGGGCCACCGGCCTGCTTGATCAGGTCGCGCACCAACTCCTCAGAACGAGCGGCTAGATTTCGGACTGTAGGAATCCATCCCGCCTTGGCCATAGCCTTGATCGGAAAGCGGTCCCACTCGAGCGTCTCGATCTCCGTATCGAAATCGGCACCCGGCTGCTGCAGAAGCACCGCGGCCGGAATTCCTAGGTGCTCGTGGAGAGCACGCGCCATTGGCATCGTCAGCGGTCGCTTGCCCGAGAGCACTTCCGAGACTTTGGCTCGGCTGCCGATGAACGGGATGAGATCTCGTGGTGCGAGGCCCGCCTGTTCCAAACGAAACTCGATGGCCGCGACTGGGCTGGGAAAGCCCATCGGGACATGCTTCTCTTCGTAGTGCTCAACGAGATCAGCCAGGACATCGAGCTCATCGCCTTCAGGGGTATCGGGCTCGGCGTCCATGAGCGCTTCGATGCGAGCGAGCGCGGCGTTGTAGTCAGCCTCGCTCCGAATCGCCTTGATTTTGCCCATGTTCACACCTCCTCCACGTCGATCCGGTCGTACTCCGCGTGAGTGCCGACGAAGCGAACGAACACGATACGAGCCCCGTAGTTGACTTTCACAACAAGCCGGTAGCTGTTGCCCTTGATGTTGAAGACCACACGGTTATTGGCCACGATGCTGGCACTTCGATACTTCTCTTTGACCTTCGCCGGCGTGTCCCAATCTTCCTGCTCGACCTCCCGATACCAAGCCAGAAGCGGCTCCTCAGCATCGCGATGCCGCTCCCAGAACTCCCGCAGAGCTCTCTTGGCAATGATCCGCATCTGGAATGTTGGTCCCTAAACACGTGAAAGTATAATGCTCCCAAAACGAATTTACAGTCAAGCTCGCGCGGCAGGGTACGCGGCTCGACCTAAGCACACACGCCCCCTTGGTCGACAGCTGACAGGGTGCTGAAGGCACCCACGTGGGCTATTCAAGGCACCCACGTGGCCCAAACTGGCGTATTTACCGCGATCTCAAAGGCGAAGAACGCAGCGAAGATCGGCGGCGTTGCACCCGGACGGCGGGGCTATATCGTTAAACTATTGATTCTAAAGTAGATAATTTGGCGGAGAGGGTGGGATTCGGTGCCGGTCGCGACGTGCAGCGCACGTCGCGCCAAACGGGAAGACCAGCCGATGCGCCAACTCGCCGAAGGCGAGTTGGCGGAGAGGGTGGGATTCGAACCCACGTGCCAGGCTCATCACCCGACAAAGCGCTTTCGAGGCGCCCCCGTTACGACCACTTCGGTACCTCTCCGCAAGGCAAGACTCTTAATCTTATCACAGCGAATTCACGCGCTAAACAACACAATCACATGGAGTTGCGTGAACGATGGGTGGCGGCCGTGTCGACCGACCCGGGAGCCTCCGGCCGACGTGCACGAAAGAATTCCTGCAACAAGCCTCGGGCCTCTTGCTCGAGCAGGCCCTCGACCACCTCGACCCGATGATTGAGGGCCGGATGCTCGAACGCTCGCATCGTGGAGCGGGCCGCCCCAGCCTTCGGCTCGCGCGTACCAAAGACAACCCGCGCGACCCGTGCATGCACGGTCGCACCGACACACATGAGACAGGGCTCGACGGTGACGAAGAGCTCCGCGCTCGTGAGCCGGTAGTTCCCGATGCGCGACGCCGCAGCGCGCAGCGCCTCGATCTCGGCATGCGCCGTGGGATCCGATGCCGTGATCGGTCGATTGTGGCCGGCGCCAATGATCTCGTCATCGAGAACGACAACCGCACCAATCGGGACCTCGCCCTTATCGGCCGCCTTGCGAGCCTCGTCCATTGCGAGATGCATGAACCGCTCGTCGCGTTCGAGAGTTGTCACAGCGCCACGGTCCACCTTTGCGAAGAGCATACTATGTGGTCGCGGTGCCGGAACAGGAAACCCCTCCTGAACAGATCGCACAAGACCTGCGGGATGCGTACGACCGTGGTTTGCAGCTCGAAACGTCTCGAGACGCCACCATGTTGCGCCGCAGCCCTGCCCGTCGTAGTCACACCGACATGCCTGCCTCTCGGGACTCAACTGTTGGCGTCCGATGCGGAGACGTCCACCTGCTCGGGCGGCCGATCGCTACTCTACTCGCGGCTCTTGTCTCGATCGCGGCGGCCACCTCCACGCTCGCGCAAGATCTCCAGGTCGGCGGCGGCTCGTCATCCACGGGTGGCCGCCCGTCGACGACGGCGATGCGCGTCGATGAAGATCCGGTGATCGATGGCGAAGTCCTCGGCGAGGCCATCTGGCACGATGCACCCGTGGCCACCTCTTTCTGGCAGGAGCAGCCAAACGAGGGACAGCCAGCTTCCGAGCGCACCGAGGTGCGCCTGCTCTTCACCGACAACACACTGTACGTTGGCGTGGTGTGTTACGACCGCGCCCCTCGGTCGATCATCGTCTCCGACGCGCGCCGTGACGCACCGCTGGATGAGACCGATAGCTTCCAGATGATCTTCGACACGTACAGCGATCGCCTCAACGGGTTCGTCTTTGGAACCAATCCAGCTGGCATCGAATACGACGGACAGGTCACCAACGAGGGCCAAGGGGGCGGCGGTCTCGGCCGGAGCCAGACCCAGCAGTCCGGCTCCGGCGGCGGTTTCAATCTGAACTGGGATGGCGCCTGGTGGGTCCGTACGAAGATCAACGACACCGGTTGGAGCGCCGAGTTCGCCATCCCCTTTCGCACGCTGCGCTTTCCGGGTGGCACCGATCAGGCATGGGGCGTGAACTTCCAGCGAAACATCCGGCGCCGCAACGAGCGCTCTTACTGGGCGCCGATCCCGCGGCAGTACGACCTCTACAGGTTGTCGCTGGCCGGGACCGTCTCGGGTCTCCAAACGCCGAGCATTCGTCAGCTGACGGTGACGCCCTACGCCCTCGGGAACGTGGTCGCGTCGGGTGAGAAGCCCGTCGACAGCGATCTTCTCGGCGACGTCGGCGTCGACGCCAAGTACAACGTGACGCCAAGCCTCACGCTCGATGCGACCGTCAACACCGATTTCGCTCAGGTGGAGGTGGACGATCAGCAGGTGAATCTCGATCGATTCGACCTGTTCTTCCCAGAGAAGCGGTCGTTCTTCCTCGAGAATGCTGGCTTCTTCTCGGTGGGCAACCCTGGCGAGGTGGATCTCTTCTTCAGCCGGCGTATCGGCATCAGCGAAGCGGGTCAAGCCATTCCCATTCTCGGTGGCGCTCGTTTGTCCGGCAAGAGGGGTCCATACAACATCGGGTTGCTGAACATGCAAACCGACGAGTTCCAGGATCGTACGCCAGGAAACAACTTCTCGGTCGCCCGAGTGAGCCGTGACCTGCCGAACCGCTCATCGGTGGGTGTGCTCGTCGTGAACCGCCAGGGCACGGGCAGCCTGGCCTCGTCCGACGACTACAACCGTACGTACGCGGTTGATGGCCAATGGGGAGTTGGGCAGCATACCGTCCTCTCGAGCTTCGTGGCCAAAACGCAGACACCGGGCGTAGACGAGGACGATGTCGCGTTCAACGTGCGGTCGCGCACGAATCTGCCGCGCTACGACATCGAGCTCGGCTATCAAGAGGTGGGAGAGCAGTTCAACCCGGAGGTCGGCTTCCTCACCCGTCGCGGGTACCGTAAGCCGGACGCGCGGTTGATGACACGCTTTCGTCCCAAGAGCTTCCTCAACATCCAGGAGCTGCGCCCGCATACGTCCTACCGAGGCTTCTGGGGCTTCGACGGGTTCCAGGAGAGTGGCCACTGGCACATCGACAATCACTGGGAGCTCAAGAACAGCTACGAGGTTCACACCGGCTTCAACCTCACGCACGAAGGTGTGCGCACACCGTTCGAGATCTTTCCTGACGTGGTGGTGCCGCCCGGTACGTACGAGCATGGAGAAGCGCAGCTCGTCTTCATGACGAACCAGGGTGCCCCGGTCAGCCTCGACGTCGAGACGACCATCGGCGGCTTCTTCGGAGGCGACCGCGTCTCGGTGAGCCCGACGCTGCGGATGCGGCTGCGCGAAACGCTGACCACAGAGGTGACCTACGAGCGCAACGATGTCGATCTCCCATGGGGCGATTTCGTCGCCAGCCTCGTCAGGACACGGGCCTCCTATTCGTTCAACACCCGCACGTTCGTCCAGGCGCTCGTGCAGTACAACGACCGTGCAGACCTCTGGTCGATGAACTTTCGCTTCGCGTGGCTGCGGGCCGCCAACACCGGGCTCTTCATTGTCTATACCGACACACGCGGCCTCTATGATCTCTTCGACCGACCGGAACGCACGGATCGCTCACTGACCGTCAAGTTCTCCCGCAGGTTCGACGTGCTCCGCTGAGGCCTGCAGTAGAATCGCAGGCCATGGTGCTACGTCTCTTTGTCGCGATCTTCGCCGCAGGCACGGCGCTCTCCGCGAGACCGGCTCCCGAGCGACGCACCCTCGACGTCGACGGCCTTCGGGCGCCGGTCGAGATCGCCGTCGACCCCTGGGGCATCGCGCACATCTATGCTCGAAACGAGCACGACGTGTTCTTTGCCCAGGGCTACAATGCCGCGCGCGATCGGCTGTTCCAGTTGGAGATCTGGCGGCGGCGGGCAACCGGCACGATCGCGGAGATTCTCGGTGAGCGCGAGCTCGATCGCGACATCGGGGCGCGGCTGCTCCGATACCGTGGCGACCTCGGCAGCGAGCTCAATCACTACCACCCACGTGGCCAGCAGATCATCGAAGCGTTCACCGCGGGAATCAACGCGTACATCGACGAGGTCCGGCAAGACGACTCTCGCCTGCCGATGGAGCTCCGTCTCCTTGGCATCCGGCCGGAACCCTGGACACCAGAGATCGTCGTGTCGCGGCACCAAGGCCTGTTCTCGAATCTCACGCAGGAGCTGACTGTTGCACGAGCGGTTCGAGCCATCGGCGCCGACAAAGTGAAGGAGCTGTACTACTTCCACCCCGGTGACCCCGTTCTAGAGCCGGACCCCGCGCTCGATCTCACGCTGCTCGATGCCAATGTCCTGCGGTTCTATCGAGCACATCGATCGGACATCGCCTTCGAGCCGGAAGACCTGGCAACAACGACGGTAGGCCTGGCCAGGAGACGTGTAGGCCCGACCTTTGTGTCGGGCGCGCCGCAGACGCAAGACCCGGCGAGCAGCGTCCCCGCCGATGGCATCGGGAGCAACAACTGGGTGCTCAGTGGCCGGCGAACCGAGCATGGCGCGCCCATCATGGCCAATGACCCGCACCGCGCGCTTCAGGCGCCGTCGCTTCGGTACTTGGTCCATCTGGTCGCACCGGGCTGGAACGTGATTGGCGGTGGCGAGCCTGCGCTCCCGGGTGTGTCGATCGGGCACAACGCGCATGGGGCGTGGGGTCTGACGGTCTTTGGGATCGACATGGAGGACCTGTACGTCTACGAGACGCGAGCGTCGAACCCGAACGAATACCGATACCGCGGAGCCTGGGAATCGATGCGCGTGGAGCGAGAGACGATCCGGGTGAAGGGCGCCCAGCCGGTCGACGTGACGCTGAAGTTCACACGACATGGGCCGGTGTTGCACGAGGACGAGACGAATCACAAGGCGTATGCGCTGCGTGCAGGCTGGCTCGAGAAGGGTGGAGCGCCCTATCTCGCGAGCCTGCGCATGAATCAGGCGACGAGCTGGGAAGAGTTTCGCGACGCCTGCTCCTACAGTCGAACGCCGGCCGAGAACATGGTGTGGGCAGACCTCCGCGGAACGATCGGGTGGCAAGCGGTCGGCATCGCACCTGTTCGACAACACTGGAGCGGTCTGGTTCCCGTTCCTGGCGACGGTCGATACGAGTGGGACGGCTATCTTCCAATCAAGGCGCTGCCGTCGATGGTCGACCCGGATGAAGGCTACATCACCACGGCCAACCACAATCTCGTCCCTGACGGATACCGTCATCGAAACGCCGTCGGCTGGAGCTGGGCGGATCCATACCGCGCGAATCGCATCCACGAAGTCCTCGCCTCGGGCAAGCGCTTCTCGATGGCCGACATGATGGCGCTGCAGCACGACGAGCTCTCGATTCCGGCGCGTCAACTGGTCTGGCTCCTGTCTCGCGTGGAAGTATCGGATCCCAGCCTTCGTCGGGTGATAGACGACCTCTCGCGGTGGGACTTCGTGCTCGATCGAGACTCGGTCGAGGCGGCAATCTACGTATCGTGGGAACGGCAGTTATCTGAGAACGTGCGGGCGCTGATGGTACCTGCGGAAGCACGCGCTCTCATCAAAACGATATCCATGACACGGGTGGTCCAATGGCTGACGGCACCCGACGCCCGCTTCGGCGCGGATCCGGTTGCGGGGCGAGACGATCTCCTGCGCTCGAGCTTGAGAGAGGCGCTCGCGGATCTGACGAAGCGCTTGGGTGAGGATCGATCGGCGTGGCGCTATGGACAGGAGCGCTTCAAGCATGTCTTGATCAAGCATCCGCTGGGTCAGGCGGTTCCCGAAGCGCGACGTGCTGAATTGGATGTCGGACCGAACCCCCGGGGCGGCTACGGACTCACTGTCAACAGCACGAGCGGAGAGAACAACCAGGCTTCTGGTGCGTCGTTTCGGATCATCATCGATACCGCCAACTGGGACCATTCGGTTGGAACCAACGCTCCCGGACAATCCGGAAATCCCGACAGCCCGCACTACCGCGATCTCTTCGAGCTCTGGGTGCGGGGCCAATACTTCCCGCTCCTCTACTCGCGCGAGCGAGTGCTGGGCGCTGCCACAAAGATGGAAACGCTCAGGCCGACGCCTGGCAGGGTCCGTTGAGTAGGAAGTCCGCCTTCGCTTGCCTGCGGCGAGCTTCGGCGAGACAAGTCGCGTTATGGCTTCGGCTTGCCTAGCCCGCCTTCGCTATCGCGTTCGGTGGCCTGCCTAGCCGTAGCCTCGCCCACGCGATAGCTCCGGCGAGGCGAAGGCTGGTAGTCTGTAGCCATGCTCAGAAAGATCCTCAAGGGCAGCGCCGTAGTAATCGCTATCCTGGTCATGGTCGGCGTCGTGCTGTACGCGTTCGGCTTGCGAATGGTGCTGCACGGCAGCGGGATGCCGTACCTGACCTTCATGCCGTCGGAGGGAGCTCAGGCCACGCGGATCGCGCAGCATCGCGAGAGCCAGCGCGCCAAATACGAAGCTGGTACAGTCCGGCGGGCGTCAGCCGCCGCCGAGGGGTCGACATACTGGAGCGATTTTCGCGGCCCGAATCGGGACGGTCACTACCGCGAGCGTCCGATCCTGACGAGGTGGCCTGCCGGTGGGCTGGAGCCCGTGTGGAAACAGCCCGTCGGCGGTGGATACGCCTCATTTGCAATCGCGCATGGCCGGGCGTTCACCATCGAGCAACGTGACGAGGAAGAGGTCATCGCCGCCTACGACGTCGCGACGGGTCGCGAGCTCTGGACGAATAGCTGGACAGCGGCGTTTCGCGAAAGCCAGGGCGGTGATGGGCCGCGCGCAACGCCCACATGGGCGGAGGGTCGCGTGTACGCGCTCGGCGCCACCGGCGAGCTCCGGTGCCTCGACGAAGCAGATGGTCGCGTGGTATGGCGAACCAATATCCTCCGCGACGCGGGCGCGGACAACTTGCAGTGGGGCATGGCGGCAGCGCCGCTCCTCGTCGACGACACCATCGTCGTGCTGCCGGGCGGGAACAGCGGTCGGTCCGTCGTGGCTTATGACCGTCGCACGGGCGAACGCCGCTGGTCAGCGCTGGATGACCAGCAGGCTTACTCGTCGCCGATGCTCGTGACGCTGGCCGGTGTGCGACAGATCCTCGTCTTCAGCGCGTCGCGACTGATGGGACTCTCACCGAGCAACGGCGACGTCCTCTGGGAGTATCCGTGGAAGACACCGTTCGACGTCAACGCGTCGCAGCCGATCGTGATCGGAGAGAATCGTGTCTTCGTCTCGAGCGGATACGGCACCGGCGCAGCGGTCATCGAGATTCAGGGCGAAGAGGCAGACTTCACCGCGCGGGAGGTCTGGCGCAACATCCGCATGAAGAATCGCTTCACCAGCTCGGTCCTCCACGACGGTTTCATCTATGGGCTCGACGAAGCGATTCTCGCGTGCGTCAGTGCGGAGACGGGCGAGCAGATGTGGAAAGGCGGACGGTACGGTCACGGCCAACTGGTGCTGGCGGACGGCCACTTGATCGTCCTCACCGAGGACGGGGACCTGGCGCTCGTGCGCGCGACGCCAAAGCGTCATGAGGAGATCGTGCGCTTCTCCGTCCTGGACGGGAAGACCTGGAACCACCCGGCCATGGCCGATGGCTACCTCTTGGTACGGAGCCCCGCAGAGATGGCAGCGTTCGATCTACGGCCGCCGAAAGGGTGAGGTCACGACACAGCATGGGCAGCGGATACCCACCGGATCTCTAAGACCTTTCTGCCTCAGGTACGGTCGGCGGCGACATCGACTGGTCACGCTGGCTTCGAGCTGATCAACATGTTCGGCGACTTCAGTGAACGTCCGTTCGAACGCGATGGCGACGAGCTCGTTATCGAAGC
It includes:
- a CDS encoding ImmA/IrrE family metallo-endopeptidase; this encodes MGKIKAIRSEADYNAALARIEALMDAEPDTPEGDELDVLADLVEHYEEKHVPMGFPSPVAAIEFRLEQAGLAPRDLIPFIGSRAKVSEVLSGKRPLTMPMARALHEHLGIPAAVLLQQPGADFDTEIETLEWDRFPIKAMAKAGWIPTVRNLAARSEELVRDLIKQAGGPTVACAALYRKSHQTRANAKTDPFALKAWCWKVLGDANREKPSVMYRPGTVTLEFLRQLAQLSWLEEGPRLAKESLAKHGIPLVIVAHLPKTYLDGAALKLGDGTPVIGLTLRYDRLDNFWFCLLHELAHVGWHMDIDGQAAFVDDLSLRDVGGAPDDPREAQADEWAEEALVPRAIWESSAVRAEPTAMSVISLANALKVHPAIVAGKIRHEQRNYRLLSQFVGIGAVRHHFGKPGPSSSRRNNRKTQ
- a CDS encoding type II toxin-antitoxin system HigB family toxin, producing MRIIAKRALREFWERHRDAEEPLLAWYREVEQEDWDTPAKVKEKYRSASIVANNRVVFNIKGNSYRLVVKVNYGARIVFVRFVGTHAEYDRIDVEEV
- the tadA gene encoding tRNA adenosine(34) deaminase TadA, translated to MLFAKVDRGAVTTLERDERFMHLAMDEARKAADKGEVPIGAVVVLDDEIIGAGHNRPITASDPTAHAEIEALRAAASRIGNYRLTSAELFVTVEPCLMCVGATVHARVARVVFGTREPKAGAARSTMRAFEHPALNHRVEVVEGLLEQEARGLLQEFFRARRPEAPGSVDTAATHRSRNSM
- a CDS encoding hydrolase, which codes for MPASRDSTVGVRCGDVHLLGRPIATLLAALVSIAAATSTLAQDLQVGGGSSSTGGRPSTTAMRVDEDPVIDGEVLGEAIWHDAPVATSFWQEQPNEGQPASERTEVRLLFTDNTLYVGVVCYDRAPRSIIVSDARRDAPLDETDSFQMIFDTYSDRLNGFVFGTNPAGIEYDGQVTNEGQGGGGLGRSQTQQSGSGGGFNLNWDGAWWVRTKINDTGWSAEFAIPFRTLRFPGGTDQAWGVNFQRNIRRRNERSYWAPIPRQYDLYRLSLAGTVSGLQTPSIRQLTVTPYALGNVVASGEKPVDSDLLGDVGVDAKYNVTPSLTLDATVNTDFAQVEVDDQQVNLDRFDLFFPEKRSFFLENAGFFSVGNPGEVDLFFSRRIGISEAGQAIPILGGARLSGKRGPYNIGLLNMQTDEFQDRTPGNNFSVARVSRDLPNRSSVGVLVVNRQGTGSLASSDDYNRTYAVDGQWGVGQHTVLSSFVAKTQTPGVDEDDVAFNVRSRTNLPRYDIELGYQEVGEQFNPEVGFLTRRGYRKPDARLMTRFRPKSFLNIQELRPHTSYRGFWGFDGFQESGHWHIDNHWELKNSYEVHTGFNLTHEGVRTPFEIFPDVVVPPGTYEHGEAQLVFMTNQGAPVSLDVETTIGGFFGGDRVSVSPTLRMRLRETLTTEVTYERNDVDLPWGDFVASLVRTRASYSFNTRTFVQALVQYNDRADLWSMNFRFAWLRAANTGLFIVYTDTRGLYDLFDRPERTDRSLTVKFSRRFDVLR
- a CDS encoding penicillin acylase family protein; its protein translation is MVLRLFVAIFAAGTALSARPAPERRTLDVDGLRAPVEIAVDPWGIAHIYARNEHDVFFAQGYNAARDRLFQLEIWRRRATGTIAEILGERELDRDIGARLLRYRGDLGSELNHYHPRGQQIIEAFTAGINAYIDEVRQDDSRLPMELRLLGIRPEPWTPEIVVSRHQGLFSNLTQELTVARAVRAIGADKVKELYYFHPGDPVLEPDPALDLTLLDANVLRFYRAHRSDIAFEPEDLATTTVGLARRRVGPTFVSGAPQTQDPASSVPADGIGSNNWVLSGRRTEHGAPIMANDPHRALQAPSLRYLVHLVAPGWNVIGGGEPALPGVSIGHNAHGAWGLTVFGIDMEDLYVYETRASNPNEYRYRGAWESMRVERETIRVKGAQPVDVTLKFTRHGPVLHEDETNHKAYALRAGWLEKGGAPYLASLRMNQATSWEEFRDACSYSRTPAENMVWADLRGTIGWQAVGIAPVRQHWSGLVPVPGDGRYEWDGYLPIKALPSMVDPDEGYITTANHNLVPDGYRHRNAVGWSWADPYRANRIHEVLASGKRFSMADMMALQHDELSIPARQLVWLLSRVEVSDPSLRRVIDDLSRWDFVLDRDSVEAAIYVSWERQLSENVRALMVPAEARALIKTISMTRVVQWLTAPDARFGADPVAGRDDLLRSSLREALADLTKRLGEDRSAWRYGQERFKHVLIKHPLGQAVPEARRAELDVGPNPRGGYGLTVNSTSGENNQASGASFRIIIDTANWDHSVGTNAPGQSGNPDSPHYRDLFELWVRGQYFPLLYSRERVLGAATKMETLRPTPGRVR
- a CDS encoding PQQ-binding-like beta-propeller repeat protein, translated to MLRKILKGSAVVIAILVMVGVVLYAFGLRMVLHGSGMPYLTFMPSEGAQATRIAQHRESQRAKYEAGTVRRASAAAEGSTYWSDFRGPNRDGHYRERPILTRWPAGGLEPVWKQPVGGGYASFAIAHGRAFTIEQRDEEEVIAAYDVATGRELWTNSWTAAFRESQGGDGPRATPTWAEGRVYALGATGELRCLDEADGRVVWRTNILRDAGADNLQWGMAAAPLLVDDTIVVLPGGNSGRSVVAYDRRTGERRWSALDDQQAYSSPMLVTLAGVRQILVFSASRLMGLSPSNGDVLWEYPWKTPFDVNASQPIVIGENRVFVSSGYGTGAAVIEIQGEEADFTAREVWRNIRMKNRFTSSVLHDGFIYGLDEAILACVSAETGEQMWKGGRYGHGQLVLADGHLIVLTEDGDLALVRATPKRHEEIVRFSVLDGKTWNHPAMADGYLLVRSPAEMAAFDLRPPKG